A region from the Chitinophaga sp. Cy-1792 genome encodes:
- a CDS encoding RagB/SusD family nutrient uptake outer membrane protein: MKSILKYSFAGLLAWSCYSCSKLEETPYSSIYTENFYKTSEDAEAGLAAVYSKLADLYAGPSPLLVADFSADQIYPRPVVGRDTYTLFSFDPQYSAVVSFSRTNECPIDIWNNSYSGIENANWILQKVPATVMANTTRKQQILGEAYFLRAFFHWMLTKTFGDVVIRTKASQTLTDAYMPKSPQADVYKQIFSDLDSAELYLPDYSNTLVKGRPCKQAVQALHAKAALYAANYQLALQQAEKVITAGSGTGLMDNYADVFDVAKEDVARKENLWAFESESVAGGRTSQIMSLYGPANSTAPAYGNSSYGSAFVFMSFYMSFDPKDKRRALMDTTYTNKQGVKVPQASITPITTKGVLMRKYADPNSIGNAHASNIPLLRVADVYLVAAEAEARQNGATGKAYTYINAIRTRAGLDPLATGLDKDAFIAAVLQERSWELFGEGDRWYDLSRTDTYMQVVPKAVNDVFPARVPQKRNKYFPIPQSEVNANNLLQQNPDWK; encoded by the coding sequence ATGAAAAGTATACTCAAATATAGTTTTGCAGGTTTGCTGGCATGGTCCTGTTATTCCTGCAGCAAACTGGAAGAGACACCTTATTCTTCTATCTATACAGAAAATTTCTATAAGACATCAGAGGATGCAGAAGCCGGACTGGCAGCGGTATACAGCAAACTTGCAGATTTGTATGCAGGTCCTTCACCATTGCTGGTAGCTGATTTTAGTGCAGACCAGATATATCCCCGTCCTGTAGTGGGACGAGATACCTATACGCTGTTTAGCTTTGATCCGCAATACAGTGCCGTAGTGAGTTTTAGTCGTACGAACGAATGTCCGATCGATATCTGGAATAACAGTTACTCCGGTATTGAAAACGCTAACTGGATATTGCAAAAAGTGCCTGCCACCGTGATGGCCAATACCACGCGCAAGCAGCAGATCCTGGGGGAAGCCTATTTTCTCCGCGCCTTCTTTCACTGGATGCTGACCAAAACCTTCGGTGATGTGGTGATTCGTACCAAGGCGAGTCAGACGCTTACGGACGCCTATATGCCTAAGAGTCCGCAGGCGGATGTATATAAGCAGATCTTCTCTGACCTGGATTCTGCCGAATTATACCTGCCTGATTATTCGAATACACTGGTGAAAGGTCGTCCGTGTAAGCAGGCGGTGCAGGCGCTGCATGCGAAGGCAGCATTATATGCAGCCAATTACCAGCTGGCGTTGCAGCAGGCGGAAAAGGTAATTACAGCAGGCAGCGGCACTGGTTTGATGGATAATTACGCAGATGTTTTTGATGTGGCAAAGGAAGATGTGGCAAGGAAGGAAAATCTCTGGGCCTTTGAATCAGAATCTGTGGCGGGGGGCCGTACCAGCCAGATTATGAGCCTTTACGGCCCTGCAAACAGTACAGCGCCTGCCTACGGTAATTCTTCCTATGGTTCTGCATTTGTGTTTATGTCTTTTTATATGTCTTTTGACCCGAAGGATAAACGACGTGCATTAATGGATACCACCTATACGAATAAGCAGGGTGTAAAGGTGCCGCAGGCCTCTATTACGCCTATTACCACCAAAGGTGTACTGATGAGAAAGTATGCAGATCCGAATTCTATCGGCAACGCGCATGCTTCCAATATTCCACTGTTGCGTGTGGCAGATGTATACCTGGTAGCGGCAGAAGCGGAAGCCAGACAAAATGGTGCTACCGGTAAGGCCTATACGTACATCAATGCCATCAGGACCCGTGCAGGCCTTGATCCGCTGGCAACCGGGCTTGATAAAGACGCTTTTATTGCTGCCGTACTACAGGAACGCAGCTGGGAGCTGTTTGGCGAAGGAGACCGCTGGTACGATCTTTCCCGCACAGATACCTACATGCAGGTAGTGCCCAAAGCTGTTAATGATGTGTTTCCGGCAAGAGTACCACAGAAAAGAAATAAATATTTTCCGATTCCTCAATCAGAAGTAAATGCCAACAACTTATTGCAGCAGAATCCTGATTGGAAGTA